In Kiloniellales bacterium, the genomic window GGCGCTCAGGGCACTCCACGACAGCGAGGTGGCGGCCCAGGTCGCCGGGATCGACGTCGCCAGCTACAAGCTCTTCGCCTTCGTGGTCTCGGCGATCTACGCCTGCATCGCCGGCTCGATCAGCGCCTTCTACACCGGCTTCGTGACCCCGGACGGTGCCGGCTTCCTGCACTCCATCGAGTTGGTCTCCATGGTCGTGCTCGGCGGCATGGCCTCGACCTTCGGCGGCATTATCGGGGCCGCGCTGCTGACCGCGCTGCCGCAGTTCCTGACCGTGTTCCAGGAGTACGAGCACGCCCTGCTCGGCCTGGTGATCATGGTCTGCATGATCTTCCTGCGCCGCGGCATCCTGCCGAGCCTGGCCGCGGTCGTGCTGCGCGGCGCGGGACAGGGAGGCCGGGCGTGAGCCATCTCCAGGTCGAGAACCTCTCGATCGCCTTCGGCGGTGTGCACGCGATCGAGGACCTGTCCTTCGACATTCGGGCGGCGACGATCCATTCGATCATCGGCCCCAACGGCGCCGGCAAGACGACCCTCTTCAACTTGATCACCGGCCTCTACCGGCCGAGCGCCGGCCGCATCCGCTTCGAGGAGGAGGACGTCACCGGACAGCCGCCGCACCGGCTGGCGGCCAAGGGCATGTCGCGGACCTTTCAGAACCTGCAGATCTTCTTTCGCATGACCGCCCTGGAGAACGTTATGGTCGGTCGGCACCTGCGCGAGCCGAAGAACCCGATCGCGCACGTCCTGCGCCTGCCCGCGCAGCGGCGCAGCGAGGCCGCCTGCCGCGCGCGGTCCCGGGAGCTGCTGGACTTCGTCGGCCTCTCCGCCTACGCCGGCGAGGCGGCCGGCTCCATGCCCTACGGCGCCCTGAAGCGCCTCGAGATCGCCCGGGCCCTCGCCGCCGAGCCCAAGATGCTGCTGCTCGACGAGCCGGCCGCCGGCTGCAACCCGGCCGAAACCCGCGAGATCGACGACCTGATCCAGAAGATCGCCGAGCAGGGCGTGACCGTGGTCCTGGTCGAGCACGACATGCACCTGGTGATGAACATCTCCAACCACATCCTGGTGCTGGACTACGGCCGCAAGCTGGCCGAAGGGACGGCCGCCGAGGTCCGCGCCAATCCGGAGGTGATTGCGGCCTACCTCGGCGCCCAGGGCCAGGAGGAGTTCGATCGTGCTCAGGGTTGAGGGTCTGACCAGCCACTACGGCCGCATCCAAGCGCTCAAGGGCATCGACCTGGAGATCGCCCAGGGCGAGCTGGTCGCCCTGGTCGGCGGCAACGGTGCCGGCAAGACCACCCTGCTGCGCACGCTCTCGGGCGTGCAGCCGGCGAGCGGCGGCCGCGTCACGTTCCGCGATCGCGACATAACCCGGGCCAGCCCGGCGGCGCGGGTCGGGCAGGGGATCTGTCAGGTCCCCGAGGGCCGGCAGGTCTGGGGCCCGATCTCGGTCGAGGACAATCTCAAGCTCGGCACCGCAAAGCGCCGTGGTCCCGACATCGCCGCCGACCTGGAGCGCATGTACGCGATGTTCCCAGTGCTGAAGGAGAAGCGCGGCCAGGCCGCCGGCACGCTGTCGGGCGGCCAGCAGCAGATGCTGGCGCTCTGCCGGGCCCTGATGGCCAATCCGGAGCTGCTGCTGCTCGACGAGCCGAGCATGGGGCTTGCTCCCTTGCTGGTCGACCAAATTCTGGAGGCGGTCCTGGCCTTGAAGTCCAGGGGCGTAACCGTCTTCCTGGTCGAGCAGAACGCCTTCGCTGCGCTCAAGATCGCCGACCGCGGCTACGTCATCGAGACCGGCAGGATCGTACTTTGCGACAGCGGCCGGGCCCTGCTCGACAACGACCGGGTCAAGGAAGCCTACCTCGGGATCTAGCGCCACACGGTGCGGAAGCAAGGCCGTGGACTCCCAAGGCCCCGGATCGAAGCCCACCCTATTATGGAGATCCTACGGATCGCATATCCGCTTCGGTCGCTATCAATTCGATGCGAATCTAGGTATTGATTCCCTTGCGACTTGACTGGTTAACTCTGAGATTGTTCGCAGGCCAAGGAGTAAAGAATGCCAAAAAAGAAAACTAAGATAGACGAGGCTGCATTGACCAAGGGCGAACTGCGCAAGCTCAACGCCCTGAGAAAGTCCATCGGTGAAGAGCTCGCGAACGAAGCCTTCACCAAGTGGTATGCGGATCAGTCCGGTGGCGAAGACACCTCCGATCCCAACATTGAGCTGATCGAGAACGCGCTCAGTCCTTTGATGGACAAGATCCGTATTCCGCGCGGCGGTGCCTATGCCGTCCGTCGCGGCCGCGGTCGCTTTATTGTTGAGGCCGTGAGCCTCAAGTCCTAGGAAGCTCGTTCCGCGGCTCGGTCGTCGTCGTGCCTCGGCGCCTGATGGAATGAGACAGCGGCAGGGAGTCGCGTTTCGGCGGCGCCCCGTGCGGCAGTGCCTTGGCTTCGCGATCCCTTCCCCTGCTGCGACCCGATCGTGGGTGATCCCGTCCTTTCAATTGCCCGACCCCAGCGCGAGACAGCGCCCGGTTCCCCGTTCCCGACGCTTCGGGGCGAGACGCTGTTCTGGCAGTCGCGACATCTCCGCCGGGCGGCGTGACCCTCGGTGCATTCCCGCCTATGCTATTGCGCGCTCCGGATCTCCCCGGCTGCAGCCTTGATCTCAGAACCGCGAAACACGCTTTGGAGCCCTCGGTCATGCCCTATGTGATCATCACCGTCGACAAGCCGAACAGCCTTGGTCTGCGCAACCAGACGCGCGTGGAGCACCTGGCCTATCTGGAAGCCAACAAGGACAAGCTGCTGGCTGCCGGCGCGAAGATCGATGACGAGGGCGAGGGCGGCTACGGCGGAGTGATCCTGGTCGACACCGAGGATCGCGCCGAGGCCGAAGCCTTTATTCACAACGATCCCTTCACCAAGGCCGGACTCTTCGCCGGAATCGAAGTGGTCCGCTGGCGCAAGGCCTTCTTCAACTTCGAGAAACTGGTTTAGGCGCTCAATCCCAGCCGATCGGCTCGTAGCCGAGGTCCCGGAGGCACGTGTCGACGAAGCGCTTGTGGATCTGGCTCGGCTCCCGAGACCTGAAAAGACCCCGCAGGAACCCGCCGGTCGCGCCGGTGGCCGCACCCACGGCCGCACCCCGCCCGGCCCGGCCGAGAACCGCGCCGCCCGCCGCGCCCACGGCCGCACCGCCGCCGCCGCCGATCGCCGTGCTCCCGGCCACCTTGCCGGCGGCGCCGTCCCTAGCCGAGGCGCCATAGGCTTCGGCCCGGGCCCGACATTCGTCGATGTCGCGTTCCGCCGTCGCCTTGCCGACGCGTTCCAGGTGAGCGTTGGGGTAAAGCACGGGTTCCGGCGAAGAACACCCGACGGAGAAGAGCGCCAAGAGGACAACCGGAATTGGCCTTGTCATCACGACTCCGGGGCAGTCTCGTTCAGCACAAGTTTCGCTCGAACCCGGGCCTCGCCGTCGGCGCCTCCGCGCAACGCGACCCGAAGGCTGCAGAACACGCGGCCTCGCCACTTGCCGCCGTCGGCGCCTCAGTTGCCCGTCACGGCGATGTAGTCGGGATCCTGCTGTGCGTCGCGCTCGAAGCTCAGGAACTCGTAGTAGCCGCAGCGCTTGCGTCCCGGATAGTCGCGGCAGGTCTGGGGACGGGCCTCGTAGATTCCGCAGCGCCGGGCGCCATGGTCGAAGAAGGTGCAGATCGTGCCGAAGATCTCATCCTCCTTATGGCGCAGGATACGGGGGCTCTTGCCGTTCCCTTCTTCGCTGCCGTCCTTCTCGGTGAACCGCTTCTTGGCGTCCTTCCTGGTCATTCCGAAGTGGCGGGCGAGACGCTCGAGATCCCCGTTCTCGAGCTGAATTCTGGGATAGGAGCAGCAGTAGCTGGGGCACTTCTCGCAGTCGTAACGCTTCTTCGCCAAGACTTCTGCCTTCCTTCCGGATCGGGCCGCGGGGTCGTGCGGAAGATCCGCGGCGCCCCGCGCCCTGTCAAGGGGAAACGCCCGGCAGCGGGAGGTCACCCGGCGGCCAAAGGCAGGCAGATATCGGTCAGCAGTTCGGTCGGCGGCGTATCGCGGGGGTTATTGAGGTACTCCTCGAAGCAGGGCGCATCGGCCGGCTCACGACCGGAGGCGACCAGCCACTCGCCGAAGAGCCAGCCATAGGCCGCCGGCAAGTCGGCATAGGGCCCCTTGTGGCGCAGGACCGCATAGGCGCCGCCGGCGATCACGGTCCGTTCCAGCGGGGCCTCTATTGGGAAATCGGCCTCGGTGATGATGCCGGCCCGCGCGCGCAGCTCCGCCTCGGGCACCGCGTCGGGGTCGTCGTAGTAGATGCCGACTGAGCGGATGTCCGGTCCAAGAAGACCCCGGGTCGCAAGCCAGCCGAAGAGGGTCTCGAAGGCCTTGCCGATCTTCGTATAGGAACCGCGGTGCGGGATCGTGATGGCGGTGGCCTGCGGAAAGGTCTTGAGGGTGACGTCGTACATCGTGGCGGATCCTACCTTCGTTTGGGGCCGAAACTGGGTGTGGCTGCCGCGCTTGCGGTACTGCGCGGGCGGCAGGCCGAAGACGGAGCGAAAGGCCCGGGCGAAGGACTGCAGGCTCTTGTAGCCGGAGGCTTCGGCGATCTCCCGCACCGGCATCGAGGTGTTGGCCAGCTGGCCGGCGGCCCGCTGCAGACGCAGCCGCTTGA contains:
- a CDS encoding AraC family transcriptional regulator — protein: MPSTSKLIDYQDRLDRVTAYIHDHLDEALDLRKLAEVACLSPYHWHRIYLAVHGETAAATVKRLRLQRAAGQLANTSMPVREIAEASGYKSLQSFARAFRSVFGLPPAQYRKRGSHTQFRPQTKVGSATMYDVTLKTFPQATAITIPHRGSYTKIGKAFETLFGWLATRGLLGPDIRSVGIYYDDPDAVPEAELRARAGIITEADFPIEAPLERTVIAGGAYAVLRHKGPYADLPAAYGWLFGEWLVASGREPADAPCFEEYLNNPRDTPPTELLTDICLPLAAG
- a CDS encoding YciI family protein produces the protein MPYVIITVDKPNSLGLRNQTRVEHLAYLEANKDKLLAAGAKIDDEGEGGYGGVILVDTEDRAEAEAFIHNDPFTKAGLFAGIEVVRWRKAFFNFEKLV
- a CDS encoding glycine zipper family protein, coding for MLYPNAHLERVGKATAERDIDECRARAEAYGASARDGAAGKVAGSTAIGGGGGAAVGAAGGAVLGRAGRGAAVGAATGATGGFLRGLFRSREPSQIHKRFVDTCLRDLGYEPIGWD
- a CDS encoding ABC transporter ATP-binding protein, yielding MSHLQVENLSIAFGGVHAIEDLSFDIRAATIHSIIGPNGAGKTTLFNLITGLYRPSAGRIRFEEEDVTGQPPHRLAAKGMSRTFQNLQIFFRMTALENVMVGRHLREPKNPIAHVLRLPAQRRSEAACRARSRELLDFVGLSAYAGEAAGSMPYGALKRLEIARALAAEPKMLLLDEPAAGCNPAETREIDDLIQKIAEQGVTVVLVEHDMHLVMNISNHILVLDYGRKLAEGTAAEVRANPEVIAAYLGAQGQEEFDRAQG
- a CDS encoding ABC transporter ATP-binding protein; amino-acid sequence: MVLRVEGLTSHYGRIQALKGIDLEIAQGELVALVGGNGAGKTTLLRTLSGVQPASGGRVTFRDRDITRASPAARVGQGICQVPEGRQVWGPISVEDNLKLGTAKRRGPDIAADLERMYAMFPVLKEKRGQAAGTLSGGQQQMLALCRALMANPELLLLDEPSMGLAPLLVDQILEAVLALKSRGVTVFLVEQNAFAALKIADRGYVIETGRIVLCDSGRALLDNDRVKEAYLGI
- a CDS encoding YkgJ family cysteine cluster protein; its protein translation is MAKKRYDCEKCPSYCCSYPRIQLENGDLERLARHFGMTRKDAKKRFTEKDGSEEGNGKSPRILRHKEDEIFGTICTFFDHGARRCGIYEARPQTCRDYPGRKRCGYYEFLSFERDAQQDPDYIAVTGN